A genomic window from Triticum urartu cultivar G1812 chromosome 7, Tu2.1, whole genome shotgun sequence includes:
- the LOC125522470 gene encoding DBF4-type zinc finger-containing protein 2 homolog — protein MDLELASSRPSSPDSAATSPETSAAPPLPQRRISSPAPRSPLPLSAFFLFPILKLSPCPVLNRETKEAPWPELGLEVPSPSSAAAARLPCPLVAGTPRRSRSIPPRHEARCPPPVMFLARNRDLRLRPFPCRLPGNSALLPPLRCFSCPSSSSPAVGDPSHQAAAASISRHCAFAKPRHRALLPLL, from the exons ATGGATTTGGAGCTTGCCTCCTCGCGCCCATCCTCGCCTGATTCTGCAGCAACCTCGCCGGAGACCAGCGCCGCTCCACCTCTTCCCCAACGCCGGATCTCCTCCCCCGCACCTCGTTCTCCCCTTCCTCTCTCTGCCTTCTTTCTCTTCCCTATTCTCAAACTCTCTCCCTGTCCTGTTTTGAACAGGGAAACAAAGGAGGCGCCATGGCCTGAGCTCGGCCTCGAGGTCCCGTCGCCGTCTTCTGCAGCTGCTGCTCGGCTGCCTTGCCCTCTGGTAGCCGGCACCCCTCGCCG AAGCAGGAGCATCCCGCCGCGCCATGAAGCTCGATGCCCGCCGCCGGTCATGTTCCTCGCCAGGAACCGCGACCTCCGTCTCCGCCCGTTTCCCTGTCGGCTGCCGGGGAACTCAGCACTGCTGCCTCCCCTGCGCTGCTTCTCGTGCCCGAgctcatcaagtccggccgtcgGAGATCCCTCGCATCAAGCTGCTGCCGCTTCGATCTCGCGCCACTGCGCCTTCGCCAAGCCCCGCCATCGCGCCCTGCTTCCTCTGCTTTGA